In Herpetosiphon gulosus, the DNA window GAGTTGGCAAGCTAATTATGCTTTGCCTTATGATGGTGGGCTTGGCTGGCAACATTGGACCAACGGCGATCGCTCGGTGGATATTTTGTGGTGGATACACGAAGCTCAATCGCCGCCCTACCTTGAAATTCACTGCGATTGTAGCCATGTGCAAGTTCGGGCTTACGATGGAAGCTTGTTGCGCGTGATCAACACCGAAACTGGCAATGTCAAAATCCAGCCTGATCAGCGGGGTATGCCAATTTGGGTTGAGTATGGTGGTTATAGCCGCACTGGCCGCACCTTTGATGAAACTCCACACTCGATTATTGGCGGTTTTCGTACTTACTGGGAGCAAAATGGCGGCTTGGCTCGCTTTGGTTTGCCCTTGACCGATGAATTGACCGAACCAGGCGCTGGCCGAATTCCAACGATTGTGCAATATTTTGAGCGCAACCGCTTCGAGTTATTTCCTAATAATCGACCTGAATTTCGGGTCCAACTTAGCCTGCTCGGTGTACGTTCGCTCGAACGCAATGGCGTAGATTGGCGCGGCCTGCCACCAGCCCAAAATCCGCCTGCCGAATGTAGCTATTTCGTCGAAACTGGCCATAGTTTGTGCTATCCCTTCAAGCAATATTGGGAACAAAACGGCGGGATTGCGATCTATGGATTTCCGTTGAGCGAGGCCTTTTGGGAATATGACCCAGTGCAGAACAAAGGCTTTTTGGTGCAATATTTCGAGCGCAATCGCTTCGAGCACCATCCTGAATTAGCTGGAACTGACTACGAAATTCAGCTTGGCCTGCTTGGCCGCCAACTGTACCAAAGTTGGGCGCAGTATCCCTAAGAACATAGAGCATAGAGCATAGAAGCTGAATACGAGGATACCAGAATCACGAAGGATATGAGGCATGTGGCTATGGGCTTTTGATTTCTTTCTCAAGAATTTCCATAGCCTATGGCCTTTGTGCTCGCTCCGTTAAATTCCTAACCCCATCCGTAGACCGATCTCCGAACCTCGATTATGCTCTATGTTCAATGCGCTATATTTTTAGTTGAAGGAATACTATGACAATTCACTACAAGCGCGATTTGGATGGTATTGATTGGGCGCAATTAAAAGCTGAGCTGGCTGGCGATGATTTTGATAATGGCCGCACGCCTGAGCAATATCAACGTTCATTTGCTGCAAGTTATAGTGTTTGCTTTGCACTTGACGGCCAGCGGATTATCGGCAAAGCCCGTGCTTTATCCGATGGCGTGTGCAATGGCTATATTGTCGATGTTTGGACGCATAGCGATTATCGTCGCCAAGGTATTGCTAGCCATTTGGTTAAGCAAATTCTAGCTGATTTGCAAGGCCAACACGTCTGTTTATTTACCGACGATATGCAAACGTTCTATCTGCAACTTGGCTTTGCCGAAGAAACCACAGGTATGTCGCAAGTGATCGGCCAATGGCTTCAGAACGCATAAAGCTGTGGCGCAATCGGAAAGACTGCGCCACGCCTTTGAGTTATGGCCGAATATCCTTGAGTAAACGTAGGCCTTGGGCATCGCTGACCCAAAGCTCCATGCCATGTTGCTGATCAGGCAAGCTAAAAAAGCTGCGTTGAGAATTACTAGCCGTATCTGATGGATAGAAGGTAAAACTAGATTGACTCAAGACCGAGCCTTGATAGTGCATCGCTTGATAATCGCTGGTGCTGCGGTACACCCGCACCCGATTGCTGAGCAATTCCCAGCCAATCAAGCCTTGACCAGTATCGGCAATTATTAGGTCGAGCGGGCTGAATTGGCTCAAGCTGGCATCTGCATTTAGTATCCACCAACCAGCCTGTTCAGTGCCTTGGTAGAGTTGGAGATAGAATGTATTATTGGCGCTTAGCAGGCGATAGGGACTCTTGCCAGCTAAATCAATTGCTTGGGCTTTTTGACCATTGGTGCGCCAGAGACTTGTACCAACACCTTGGCTCATCACCGTATAAAATACCTCGCCATTAACCTGAGTGAGTTGCGAGGCTGGGATTGGATTACGAATGCTGCCAGTAATCCAAGGGTAATTAGCCAGATTTTGTTGCTCGCCAGTGTGAATATTCAATTTCCAGATGCCAAATGTGCCTTCGTTGCTGGCCGCCACGATCAAATGTTGGGCATCTAGCGGCTCTAACTCAAAGACACTATGGATTTCACCAGCAAAATTGCTGATTTGGCGTGTGCCCGCCGCAGTTCCATCAGTCCACCAAACTTGTGCTCCGGCCTGAGCGTTTCTCGCTAAGAAGGCCATTCCACCTGCCATAGGTGTATATTCTGCCCAAAAATAGCTATAGCCAGTTTCAACATTCGAGTGGCCTGCACCTGGATTAATGTCGCGGAGCAAACGAGTCCCAGCTTCGGTGCCATCGCTATACCATGGCTCCATGCCGCTCAGCCCATCGTTGGCGAAAAAGAGCACGCCATCACCTAAAGCAACCAAGTTGGTCATATATGGATTGTAATCAGCTTGAATTGACTTAACGATTCGGGTATTGTTTGCGCTGCCATCGCTAAACCATAATTCATAGGCTGTCGTGTTGAATTGCACGAAAAAAACACCATGCTTTGCTGCTGCTAGTTGATGTGGCCAATTTGATTCAGCGCCAACTTCCAGATCTTTGACTAAGCGCGTGCCAGCCTCGGTGCCGTCGCTTGTCCACAACTCACGACCATGCACGCCATCGTCGGCGGTGAAAAAGAGCTGATCGCCAACCAAGGTTAATTCGAATGGCTCGCCACTTGCGCTATAGGGCAATTGGTGTAATTCTTTGCCGACTAAGCCTAATAACACTTTAAATT includes these proteins:
- a CDS encoding GNAT family N-acetyltransferase, with translation MTIHYKRDLDGIDWAQLKAELAGDDFDNGRTPEQYQRSFAASYSVCFALDGQRIIGKARALSDGVCNGYIVDVWTHSDYRRQGIASHLVKQILADLQGQHVCLFTDDMQTFYLQLGFAEETTGMSQVIGQWLQNA
- a CDS encoding ELWxxDGT repeat protein, with the protein product MMKRWILFVLMVASLGLPQASSAAEQQCFEQTGFCIEGRFAEYWQQNGGLQVFGYPLSSAQDVYNQDSQKAFLTQQFERARFELHPEFAAPYDVLLGRLGDDLLRYRNIDSPMLPREAGAKSGCLWFETTGHNVCNQANGLGFMSYWQNHGLNDPKLDSFGRSLQLFGYPLTEPAMETNANGDSVLTQHFERARFEWHPNQPDQFKVLLGLVGKELHQLPYSASGEPFELTLVGDQLFFTADDGVHGRELWTSDGTEAGTRLVKDLEVGAESNWPHQLAAAKHGVFFVQFNTTAYELWFSDGSANNTRIVKSIQADYNPYMTNLVALGDGVLFFANDGLSGMEPWYSDGTEAGTRLLRDINPGAGHSNVETGYSYFWAEYTPMAGGMAFLARNAQAGAQVWWTDGTAAGTRQISNFAGEIHSVFELEPLDAQHLIVAASNEGTFGIWKLNIHTGEQQNLANYPWITGSIRNPIPASQLTQVNGEVFYTVMSQGVGTSLWRTNGQKAQAIDLAGKSPYRLLSANNTFYLQLYQGTEQAGWWILNADASLSQFSPLDLIIADTGQGLIGWELLSNRVRVYRSTSDYQAMHYQGSVLSQSSFTFYPSDTASNSQRSFFSLPDQQHGMELWVSDAQGLRLLKDIRP